A segment of the Candidatus Eisenbacteria bacterium genome:
CGCCTGGTCGAAGCGGCGACCGTGGAGGCGAGGAACCTCGGGTTCGCCGTCGCCCTGGGCAACTGCGACCCCTACGCCGGCACACCCGAGTATTGGCCGTTTCGTCAGGTATATCGGGCGCTCACGACGCCCGAGGGCAGCGAGCCGCTGGCCCCGACGGCGCCGCTGGTCCTCGACGGGGTGGTCATCGGCGATCGCTCCGGCACGTCGGGCGGTCCCGCAGCAGACGGCGCGCCCGACCAGCGACGGTTCAGGCTGTTCGACAGCGCGGCGCGCGCGCTCGTCCGTCGTACGGGCCGCGAGCCCGTGCTCCTGGTTCTCGAGGACCTCCAGTGGGCCGATCGCTCGTCGCTGCTGCTGCTCGAGTTCCTGGCGCCACGCGTGCGGAGCGCCGCTCTCGTGCTGCTCGCGACCTATCGCGACCTGGACGTCATCCCCGACCACCCGCTCTACGCCGCGCTGGCCGCCGTCTCGCGCCATGCACACGCCGAGCGGCTCGTGCTCCGTGGTCTCGATCCGGCTGCCCTGGCGTCCTTCGTCGCGGCGACGGCCGGGGTGCCCCCGTCTCCCGCGGTGATCGAGACGATGCTTCACGACACGGGCGGCAACCCGTTCTTCGTGGGTGAGGTCGTACGGCTGCTCGCGAGCGAGGCTCAGCTCGAGCGGCTCGCCGCCGACTCGTCGGTCCGCCTCGGCGTTCCGCCGTCGGTCCGCGAGCTGATCGGCCAGCGCCTCGCGCGGCTCTCGCCGTCCGTCCGCGAGCTGCTCGACCTCGCCGCCACGATCGGCGTCGACATTCCCGTCGCGGTCCTCGCCGCGGCCACGGACCGCCCGGCGATGGAGGTCCTCGCGGCGCTCGAGGAGCCGCTCGCGGCGCGTCTCGTCGCCGAGGTGCGCGAGGATCCGGGGCGCTGGCGGTTCACGCACGCGCTCGTGCGCGAGGTCCTGTACGACGCGCTCGGGCCCGCCCGGCGCGCCGCGCTCCACCGTGCGGTCGGCGAAGCGCTCGAACGCCTGCACGGAACGCTCGATGGCCGGCATCTGGACGAGCTGGCGCACCACTTCGCGTGCGCCGCACCCGGCGGCTCCACGGAGAAGGCGCTCGATTACTGCACACGCGCCGGGGCCCGTGCGATGGAGCGCTACGGTTTCGACGAGAGCGCTCACCACTACGAGCGGGCGCTCGCGCTCGTGCCCGGAGTGGAGCAACGCCGCCGCGGCGAGCTGCTCCTCGGCCACGCGCGGGCGCGAAAGACCGCCGGCGACCCGGAAGCGGCGGGCAAGTCCTTCTTCGAAGCCGCAGATCTCGCACTGCGGCTCGGCGATGCCGAGCTCCTGGCCGAGGCGGCGCTGCGAGACCGCATGTGGTGGGCCGTCATGAGCCACGCGGACGATCAGCGTGCGATGGCGCTGCTCGAGGAGGCAGTTGCACGCCTCGAGGAACGGGATGCACCGCTGCGTGCCGCGGTCCTCGCAGAGCTCGCCACGGGAATGACGTATGCGGCCGGGCAGCTGGACCGCGGCATGGCGCTCGCCGCGGATGCGGTCGCCATGGCGCGCCGGCTCGGCGATGCACCCCTGCTGGTCCAATGTCTCGTGCAGCAGCACGAGGTCGCCCAGTGCCCCGACGGCCTCGCGCTCCGCCGCGAGATCGTCGACGAGCTCGACCGCTTCGTCGCGGCGTCGGCGCGTGCCGACCTCGACTGCGTCGTGCAGTGGATGCGCGCGATCGATCTGCTCGAGATCGGCGACCGCGCCGGCGCCGAGCGGCACGTGGCGGAATGCGAGCGGCTGGCCGAGGAGCTGCGCCAGCCCCTGCACCTCTGGAACGCGAGGCGTCTGCGGGTGACGTGCCTGCTGCTCGAAGGGCGAACCGCCGAGGCGAAGCAGGGCATGCACGAGACCCTCGAGTTCGGACGCCAGGCCATGGGCGGCCTGGCGCTCGACGGCTTCCTCGCGCAGCGCGCGGAGCTGCTCTGGCAGCAGGGACGTCTCGAGGAGACGGTGACCCTGCTCGAGACGGGCATCCGCACGCGTCGCGAAGAACGGACGCTCCGCTGCGGGCTCGCGCTGGTGCTGGCCGAGCACGGCTCGGTCGCGCGGGCGCGCGCCGAGCTCGACGGCCTCGCGGCCGGCGGCATCGCGAGCTGGCCGCGCGGTCACCACTGGCTGGCGCAGCTCTCGTGGCTCGGGCGCGCGGCGGCGGTGCTCGGCGATCGCGAGCGCGCCGCCGAGATCTACGGTCTCCTGTCGCCCTACGCCGATCGCACGGTGATGATCGGCCCGTCGTTCTTCTGCCAGGGATCGGTCGCGCGCGGTCTCGGCGTGCTCGCCGGCGCGCTCGAGCGGTGGGACGAGGCGATGACGCACTTCGAGACGGCGCTCGCCGTCGATGGTGGCATGGGCGCCGCGCCCTGCGTGCAGTTCACGGAACGCGACCGCGATGCGGTGCGCCGCGCACGAGGGGGAGGCGGTCGTGGAGCGCCCGCAGCGGAGCGCCCGCGACCCTCCTCCGCATCGACACCCGTCGCCACCGTCTTCCGCCGCGAAGGAGGTTTCTGGACCGTCGCCTGGGAGGACGCCGTGGTGCGGCTGAAGGACACCCGCGGTCTCCAGTATCTCGCGCAGCTCCTCGCGCGGCCCGGCCAGGAGATCCACGTGCTCGACCTGGTGGCGGCCGTGTACGCGGAGCCCGGACAGGTGGCGCGCCGGCATCTGGCGTCCGCGGACGCCGGCCTCGTCCTCGACGCGAAGGCGCGCATGGCCTATCGGCGGCGCCTGGGCGACCTGCGCGACGAGCTCGAGGAGGCGGCGGCGTACGGGGACCTCGGTCGCACCGACAAGCTGCGCGCGGAGATGGAGTTCCTCACCGAACAGCTCGCGTCCGCGATGGGCGTCGGCGGCGCCGCGCGCCGGGTCGGCGGGGCGAGCGAGCGCGCGCGCTCGGCCGTCACGCAGAACATCCGCTCGACGCTGAAGCGTCTCGTCGCGGCACTCCCCGCGCTGAACGAGCCGCTCGCACGACGGATCCGCACCGGCGCCTTCTGCGCGTACGAGCCGGATCCCACCCGTCCGGTGGCCTGGCAGCTCTAGTGTCCGGAATCCGATGACGGCGGCTCGGCTCGCAGAGACACGGGTCCCGCGGGCGGTCCCGCCGGGTGCGGGCCACGCCGCCGCGTGATATACTTCCTTTCATGCGGATGCTGCGGTGGTGGGGCGGAATGATCGTGGTGTTGTCGTTCGTCGGGGCCGTCGGGGATGCGGCCGCAAAGAAGCAGCTCCCCGCCGCGTGCCCGGGAGGACGCTTTCCGGTGACGGGCGATCCGCTCGTGCCGGGAGGTGTGACGCCGGACGCGATCCTCATCAGCGGCGTCCAGGTGTCGATCGCCAGCGGCTGCCCTGCGGCGACG
Coding sequences within it:
- a CDS encoding AAA family ATPase codes for the protein MTDVPFVGRDAELRTLRACLADAGRGRGRILLVGGEPGIGKTRLVEAATVEARNLGFAVALGNCDPYAGTPEYWPFRQVYRALTTPEGSEPLAPTAPLVLDGVVIGDRSGTSGGPAADGAPDQRRFRLFDSAARALVRRTGREPVLLVLEDLQWADRSSLLLLEFLAPRVRSAALVLLATYRDLDVIPDHPLYAALAAVSRHAHAERLVLRGLDPAALASFVAATAGVPPSPAVIETMLHDTGGNPFFVGEVVRLLASEAQLERLAADSSVRLGVPPSVRELIGQRLARLSPSVRELLDLAATIGVDIPVAVLAAATDRPAMEVLAALEEPLAARLVAEVREDPGRWRFTHALVREVLYDALGPARRAALHRAVGEALERLHGTLDGRHLDELAHHFACAAPGGSTEKALDYCTRAGARAMERYGFDESAHHYERALALVPGVEQRRRGELLLGHARARKTAGDPEAAGKSFFEAADLALRLGDAELLAEAALRDRMWWAVMSHADDQRAMALLEEAVARLEERDAPLRAAVLAELATGMTYAAGQLDRGMALAADAVAMARRLGDAPLLVQCLVQQHEVAQCPDGLALRREIVDELDRFVAASARADLDCVVQWMRAIDLLEIGDRAGAERHVAECERLAEELRQPLHLWNARRLRVTCLLLEGRTAEAKQGMHETLEFGRQAMGGLALDGFLAQRAELLWQQGRLEETVTLLETGIRTRREERTLRCGLALVLAEHGSVARARAELDGLAAGGIASWPRGHHWLAQLSWLGRAAAVLGDRERAAEIYGLLSPYADRTVMIGPSFFCQGSVARGLGVLAGALERWDEAMTHFETALAVDGGMGAAPCVQFTERDRDAVRRARGGGGRGAPAAERPRPSSASTPVATVFRREGGFWTVAWEDAVVRLKDTRGLQYLAQLLARPGQEIHVLDLVAAVYAEPGQVARRHLASADAGLVLDAKARMAYRRRLGDLRDELEEAAAYGDLGRTDKLRAEMEFLTEQLASAMGVGGAARRVGGASERARSAVTQNIRSTLKRLVAALPALNEPLARRIRTGAFCAYEPDPTRPVAWQL